In the Hordeum vulgare subsp. vulgare chromosome 7H, MorexV3_pseudomolecules_assembly, whole genome shotgun sequence genome, one interval contains:
- the LOC123412705 gene encoding subtilisin-like protease SBT3.9, which produces MDSRTAFCAALLLATLLPLSANASSKLYIVYMGEKKHDDPSVVMASHHDMLTSVFGSKDEALMSIVYSYKHGFSGFAAMLTKSQAEAIAKFPEVVSVKPNTFHQTHTTRSWDFLGLDHNQPAHQLGLLKKAKYGEDIIVGVIDSGIWPESRSFDDNGYGPVPARWKGKCQSGQKYNATGCNRKIIGARWYGRGISAESLKRDYKSPRDMDGHGTHVASTIAGGEVQGVSYRGLGKGVARGGAPRARLGIYKVCWVDQGCPDAAVLAAIDDAIHDGVDVLSLSVGLAGHEFSGSLHAVQRGISVVFAGGNDGPVPQTVTNAVPWVTTVAASTIDRSFPTLISLGNKEKLVGQSLNYNAAMNNSGFQDLVHAGRCDTESLALSNVTGKTVLCYAPAQAATTPPRAVLSRFINRTIEAGAKGLIFAQYTVNLLEILTSCEGFMPCAVVDFEIAQRIASYWEMTENPVVKISPAESIVGNGVLSPIVAMFSSRGPSPAFPGILKPDVTAPGVSILAAERDSYVFKSGTSMACPHVSAVTAMLKSVHRDWSPAMIKSAIVTTAYVTDRFGMPIQANGVPRKLADPFDFGGGHMDPERAVDPGLVYDLDAREYNKLFNCTLELSDGCKSYNLNLNLPSITVPDLMDHVILQRTVTNVGPAEATYHLVTEAPAGIDVSVEPSVINFTQGGSRRATFTVTFKTRQRVQGGYTFGSLTWSDGSTHSVRIPVAIRTVIQDFVADTA; this is translated from the exons ATGGATTCCAGAACAGCATTCTGCGCTGCTCTGCTACTGGCGACGCTGCTGCCTCTTTCAGCTAACGCGTCGAGCAAA CTCTATATCGTGTATATGGGGGAGAAGAAGCATGATGATCCGTCCGTGGTCATGGCGTCTCACCATGATATGCTAACATCTGTTTTTGGGAG CAAGGATGAAGCCTTGATGTCCATAGTTTACAGTTACAAGCATGGATTTTCTGGGTTCGCGGCTATGCTCACCAAATCTCAAGCCGAGGCAATAGCAA AATTTCCTGAAGTTGTCTCTGTAAAGCCTAACACTTTTCACCAAACACACACAACTCGGAGCTGGGACTTCCTTGGCCTTGACCATAATCAGCCAGCACATCAACTTGGACTACTAAAAAAAGCAAAGTACGGTGAAGATATCATCGTTGGAGTGATCGATTCAG GAATATGGCCTGAGTCACGAAGTTTTGATGACAATGGCTATGGACCCGTGCCGGCACGGTGGAAAGGAAAATGTCAGAGTGGCCAGAAGTACAACGCCACTGGTTGCAACAGAAAGATCATCGGTGCGCGTTGGTATGGTCGTGGCATCAGTGCTGAGTCGCTAAAGAGAGACTATAAGTCGCCAAGGGACATGGACGGCCATGGCACACACGTCGCCTCAACTATAGCCGGCGGGGAAGTGCAGGGCGTGAGCTACCGAGGCCTAGGCAAGGGTGTGGCACGCGGCGGGGCACCACGTGCGCGGCTCGGTATCTACAAAGTGTGCTGGGTGGATCAGGGTTGCCCTGACGCGGCGGTCCTAGCTGCCATAGACGACGCCATACATGATGGGGTGGACGTCTTGTCGCTCTCTGTTGGACTCGCTGGTCATGAGTTCTCCGGGTCGTTGCATGCTGTGCAAAGAGGGATCTCTGTCGTCTTTGCTGGAGGTAACGATGGTCCTGTGCCACAGACGGTGACGAACGCCGTGCCATGGGTTACGACGGTGGCCGCTAGCACAATTGACCGGTCTTTCCCGACCTTGATATCACTCGGGAACAAAGAAAAACTGGTG GGGCAATCTCTAAACTACAATGCAGCCATGAACAACAGCGGCTTTCAGGACCTCGTTCATGCGGGGAG ATGCGACACAGAATCACTAGCATTGAGCAACGTCACCGGCAAAACTGTCCTCTGTTATGCACCAGCCCAGGCGGCCACCACACCACCAAGAGCAGTACTCTCTCGTTTCATCAACCGGACCATCGAGGCCGGTGCGAAGGGCCTCATCTTCGCACAGTACACCGTCAACCTTCTTGAAATCCTGACCAGCTGTGAAGGATTTATGCCTTGCGCGGTGGTGGATTTCGAGATCGCGCAAAGAATCGCCTCCTACTGGGAAATGACTGA GAATCCGGTGGTGAAGATATCGCCAGCCGAAAGCATTGTTGGAAATGGGGTGTTGTCACCAATTGTTGCCATGTTCTCGTCGAGAGGCCCAAGCCCTGCTTTCCCCGGCATACTCAAG CCCGACGTTACTGCACCCGGCGTCAGCATTTTGGCAGCGGAGCGCGACTCCTATGTTTTCAAATCTGGGACATCCATGGCATGCCCACATGTCTCTGCGGTGACCGCAATGCTCAAGTCAGTTCACCGTGACTGGTCACCTGCCATGATCAAGTCTGCCATCGTCACCACGG CATACGTAACCGATCGGTTTGGTATGCCCATCCAAGCAAACGGAGTACCGAGGAAACTAGCCGACCCATTTGACTTTGGTGGTGGCCACATGGACCCGGAGAGAGCTGTTGACCCTGGCCTTGTTTACGACCTGGATGCAAGGGAGTACAACAAGCTCTTCAACTGCACACTTGAATTATCAGATGGTTGCAAGTCGTACAACCTGAACCTCAACCTCCCGTCGATCACTGTGCCAGACCTCATGGACCATGTCATTCTTCAACGCACTGTAACTAACGTTGGGCCAGCGGAAGCAACTTATCATTTAGTGACTGAAGCTCCGGCGGGGATAGATGTGTCTGTGGAACCATCAGTGATCAATTTCACTCAAGGCGGCAGTAGAAGAGCGACATTTACAGTGACATTTAAGACAAGGCAGAGAGTTCAAGGCGGATACACTTTTGGGAGCTTGACTTGGTCAGATGGAAGTACCCACTCAGTAAGAATTCCTGTTGCGATACGCACAGTGATACAAGACTTTGTTGCTGATACAGCTTAA